The following are encoded in a window of Bradyrhizobium sp. WBOS07 genomic DNA:
- a CDS encoding Flp family type IVb pilin has product MIQKFWSDESGATAIEYGLIAAGIALAIITVVNSLGSTMNDKFTTISTNLK; this is encoded by the coding sequence ATGATTCAGAAGTTCTGGTCGGATGAGTCCGGTGCGACGGCGATCGAGTACGGTCTGATTGCCGCGGGCATCGCCCTGGCGATCATCACCGTGGTGAACAGCCTGGGCAGCACCATGAACGACAAGTTCACGACGATTAGCACCAACCTGAAGTAA